One Nocardia huaxiensis genomic window, GTGACTGGAAGGGCTCACCCGACCAATGGTGCCATCCGCCCGCATGCCGGCTCGTGCACCACCTGGTTTGTCCCTCGGGCCCCCAACTGCTACCGCGCTGTATCAGGAGGTAACAGGCTCTTGGCGGCCGTCGCTCCGCAGAACTCCTCGATCCTTTCGTCCAGGTGGCGGCCCTCGGCGGCATCGCGGAACTCCGGACCGGTGAGGCGCTGACGCAGGCCCGTGAGGCGCTCCTCCAGCTGGGCGATGCGCTTGTCCTCGTCCAGCTGCAGCACCGGCTGCAACGCTTCGGCGGCACCGTCCAGGCTGCCGTTGATCAGGTGCGCGGCGGCACTGTCCACGCGGGCCAATGCCTCGGCACCGTACGAGCGCTGCTCGGTCGGGCCGTTGGCGTACAGGTCGATGGCGCGGGTCGTCGCCTCCAGCGCCGGCTCGGCCTGACCGAGATGGATGTAGGTGGCGCCCGCGTAGTACTGGCTCTTCGGTTCCTTGAAACCGAAGACGCCGCCGACCTCGTCGTGCAGGGTGTCGCTGACGTCGCCGCTGCGCGCCTCGTCCGCGGCACGGATGCAGCGTTCGGTGTCCTGCGTACTACCCAGGCGCGACCAGATACGGGCCTCGATATTGAGTAGTCGCACCCGCGCGGTCGCCGACTCCGCGTACTGCTGCCCGCTCTGGGCGAGGAGCACCGCGCGGCGTGGACGTTCCGACCAGTATTCGATGAGCGCCTGCATGCCCCGCGTCCACGCACGTAATCCGTTGTGCCCGCACAGTTCCGCGTAAGCCCAAGCGGCCCTGCCCTGTTCGCCCGCCGCATCGAAATACCCGAGATCGGTGCTGGCATTGGCGAGCAGTCCGGACAAGGTTCCGGCGAGTAGGTACAAATGCGACGTATCGGCCGGGCGCTGATGACCCTCGAGCAACCGGTACACACGACGCCGCACCCGCAGCATCTCCACCATCATGGGCACCGGGGGCACATGCACGTAATCGTTCGCAATACGCATGACATCGGCGTCGAGCTGCTCCAACGTGGTCGCTCCCACATTGGTGCTCTCCGCCCGCCCGGCATGCTCACTTGCTTCATGGGCAGCCGCCATGATCAGATCCCTCTCCGAAATCGCCGCTAACGCATCGCCTCTCATTGCACCCGTGTCGACGAGTGCCAGCAGTTCCGCGTCGCTGGAATAACTGGCTTGCACCGGACGGTCTTGCCGCTCAAAGGTTTTGCCCTGAAAGGCACCGTTGTGGTGCACATCGAAACCGGGTACGGCGGGGCGGTCGATCAGGGGTTGGTCGATCAAGGCCGCGAACCGTGCCCGCACAACATCGTCGGACCTGGCGAGGGAGGTGTCGAGGGCGGCCTGATTGATGGGGCGCGGATGCACCCGGATCCCACCGGCTTCCCACTTCGAGACCAAGCGCTCGTGCACACCCAAATGTGCTGCGAACTCCCGGATACTCATCCTTTTGGCATCGCGGAGGGCACGGGCCTCTTTACCTGACCACTGCCGGACCACGATGTCATCCCTTCCGAACGAACTCCGATGTCCAGGGTACGAGCGCTGCGTGACTGCGGCCACAGCCGAAACACAGCTGGTATCAGTCGGTATCAGAGTTGTACGCGCCGGTAGTAAAGGCAGCGGAAGGGCAGCGCAAGGCGGGCGCGCGGGCGTTTTCACACTGCCCCCGCAGGCGCGACCCTTGAAATCGGGAGGCTCCCCGTCATTTTCGGGAGTGCAAGGAGTCGGATGTTGAACGCGGACAAGCTTCGGACGGTGGAGGACTGGGTGTCCTTCTACCGGCACGAGTTCGGCCTGCCGGTAGCCGAACGCGGCGGGTTCGTCATGCTCCCGGTAACCGGGCAAATCGGCGTCGTCCATCTACCGGTGGCACGCGCCGAAAAGGTCCGCGACGCAATGCAACACCAGCAGACGCCCGCGCCCGCCCTCGCCCGGCAGATCCGCTGGAGCTTCCTCGTCGACCCCGACAGCCGCCCCGGCGACCAGATCATGGAGGAACTCAACCGCCTCGACATCGGCATACCCGCCATCGGCAGCGCCGTCATGCTCCCCACCGGCCTCGGCCGCTGGACGCGCGAAGGTTGCTACTGGGTCGTCCCACCCACCCGAGATCTCAAACTCCCACCCCTGTCGTCGCTCATCACGACAGCTCTGGCGGTGGGAATCGAAAGCGAGGGCTGAAACGCAGCCGGCCCTCGCCCCGGCGTCCCGTACGCCGGGACCCACCGAGTCCGCCCCTCCTGGCAGTCGACGGGGCGGACTCGGCGGGTTGGACAACTCTCGTAACTCTCAGGGGCTTCGCCCCCGAACCCCCAAAGGCGAAAGCGGGGGCTAGCCCCCGGCCCCCATAGGGCTGCGCCCGGTAATCCCACCCGTATAGCGGAAGCTCGGGACACCACTTGGCCTCGCCCAACTCTCGTAAGGGGGTTCGGGGGCGAAGCCCCTGAGAAGTCTGAATAGTTCAGACTTTCAGATCACGGAGCCGGAGCGGCTGGGAAGAGCGGCGGAATGGTGGGCACCACGATTGGCGGGAGGCCGGGGATCACGGTGATCGTGTTGGGGCCCTGCGTGGGTGGGGCCTCGGTGGTGGTCGTCTGGTAGCGAGGTTGCGGTACCGCCAGGGCGTCGTTGGTGGGGTCCGTGGTGGTGGGGGCCTCGGTGGTGGGGGCGGGAGCCGCCGAGGTGGTGGTGGGGACTGCCGTGGTGGTCGCGACGTCCTTGCTCTGGGAATCGTGTTCCAGGACTTGGGGGCCCCAGCCGAGAGTGGTGCCGATGGCGGCCACGACCACGAGGGCGCCTACCGCTACGCCGGCGACGCTGATTTCGCGGCGGCGGTTGGGTTTGTCGGGGTCGGAGTGGTTTCCGAGCCAGGCGGGTTCCGGGTCGGGGCGAACCTGGGCGGGGTGGTCGTCGTGGAAGGTCGACGGGAAGGGCGCGGGGGCCGGGCGCTGGTGGGCGGGACGGGCCAGCATGACCGCGCCGCGGGCGGCGACCGTGTCGGGGGCGGCGGCGACAATGACGGGGACGCCGAGCCAGCGGCGGAGAACCCTTGCCACCAGGGGGATTTGGGCGCAGCCGCCGATCAGGGCCACGGCCTGCACCGGTTGTTCGGAGCGCAGGATGACGTCTCGGGTCATGCGGGCGGAGGACTCGACGGCCAGCATGATGAGGGCCTCGAAGTTCTCCTGGGAGAGCAGGACCAGGCCCTCGGGGGAGGGCAGCGCTACCGCGCTGCTGGTGGAGAGCTGTTCTTTCGCGGTGCGGCACAGGGCGTCCAGGGCCGCCAGGCCCGCCGGATCCGCGGGGTGCGCGATGCGGCCGGAGGCGATCTGCTGTTCGCGGATGAGGGAGTCGAGGTAGTCGCCGCTGATGTCGCTGGTGCGTTCGCTGGCGCAGATCTGACGGGAACCGGTATCCACAACGGTGACCGAAAGGCCCGAAGCGCCCAGATCGTAGAGGGCGACGGTGCCGAAACCCTGGAGCTCACCGGCGTTTTCGAGGAACTCCAGCGCCGCGATCACATCCGGCACCAGCTCGTAATTGGTGAACTGGCG contains:
- a CDS encoding helix-turn-helix domain-containing protein codes for the protein MVRQWSGKEARALRDAKRMSIREFAAHLGVHERLVSKWEAGGIRVHPRPINQAALDTSLARSDDVVRARFAALIDQPLIDRPAVPGFDVHHNGAFQGKTFERQDRPVQASYSSDAELLALVDTGAMRGDALAAISERDLIMAAAHEASEHAGRAESTNVGATTLEQLDADVMRIANDYVHVPPVPMMVEMLRVRRRVYRLLEGHQRPADTSHLYLLAGTLSGLLANASTDLGYFDAAGEQGRAAWAYAELCGHNGLRAWTRGMQALIEYWSERPRRAVLLAQSGQQYAESATARVRLLNIEARIWSRLGSTQDTERCIRAADEARSGDVSDTLHDEVGGVFGFKEPKSQYYAGATYIHLGQAEPALEATTRAIDLYANGPTEQRSYGAEALARVDSAAAHLINGSLDGAAEALQPVLQLDEDKRIAQLEERLTGLRQRLTGPEFRDAAEGRHLDERIEEFCGATAAKSLLPPDTAR
- a CDS encoding Hsp70 family protein, whose amino-acid sequence is MSSVLGVSVGAGAVRVARPHAGNSAEPRPAGFHTAPDAFDVQGIPVEERRAEELVADAIGAVLAADPQIAATAIAYRDEQHARGIRAELARRQFTNYELVPDVIAALEFLENAGELQGFGTVALYDLGASGLSVTVVDTGSRQICASERTSDISGDYLDSLIREQQIASGRIAHPADPAGLAALDALCRTAKEQLSTSSAVALPSPEGLVLLSQENFEALIMLAVESSARMTRDVILRSEQPVQAVALIGGCAQIPLVARVLRRWLGVPVIVAAAPDTVAARGAVMLARPAHQRPAPAPFPSTFHDDHPAQVRPDPEPAWLGNHSDPDKPNRRREISVAGVAVGALVVVAAIGTTLGWGPQVLEHDSQSKDVATTTAVPTTTSAAPAPTTEAPTTTDPTNDALAVPQPRYQTTTTEAPPTQGPNTITVIPGLPPIVVPTIPPLFPAAPAP